One Nicotiana tomentosiformis chromosome 1, ASM39032v3, whole genome shotgun sequence genomic window, CTTCTACGACCcatgggccgcttctgcggtctcgcacttGCGGCCATAACCTCGCAAGTGCGATCGCACtagaagccttaagcttcagcagttctttcaagtccaaactcgatccgtttccaatctgattcgcacccgaggccccagggaccccgtccaaatataccaacacatcccacaacacgatacggacttagtcgaaacctcgaattctttcaactttccaaccttcaaacttcgccgaacgtgTCTGAATTACACTCAAACatctcggaatgacgccaaactttacatgctagtcacaaatcacgatacgaacataTTCCAAGGCCCAgaactccaaacggacatcgataacgcaaaaaattcatttcaaatcaaacataagaatttcttaaactttcaaaatgccaacttttatAATAGGCGCCAGAATGCTCCAGGGtggtccgatactcaacccgaacatacgcccaagtccgaaatcatcattcGATCcaattagaaccttcaaatcccgattccgaggttttttgctcaaaagtcaaaccttagtcaatttttccaacttaaaatttctgaaataaaaatttcctttccaaatcaactctgaacttctcgaaattcaattccgaccacacgtacaagtcataatacctgaagtgaagctactcaaggtttcaaaccgctgaatgacgcgctagagctcaaaataaccggacgggtcgttacatatacTGACATAATATTTATTTGCTAAAATATTTATCTAACATGTAATGAATTGGCGACTCTTCGGATTGAAGAAATGACATTCAAATCTAATCCAAATAAGCTCGATTGGATAAGATTTTTCATAGTTCGGTTTCGGGTTAATTGAGTTGGATATTTCAAATTTTTGGTTTTGAGCATATTAGTTAAGATGTTTCTTATTcttacaaaaataaatatccaaatgaaGTATTCATGTTAAATTGCATAAAAAGTTTCTTATTTTCACTGCAATCATCCAAATAAATATTCAAGTACTGAAATTATCATCAAGGAAATGCAAACAAATATATTAATAAGGCCAATAAGAATTAGTAATAGTAAAATCATGTCCAAATAGAAAGTATTCTGATAGTAACTTAATAATTAGTACTAAATATATGAGATAATATATAATTGGTAGATATTAGACTTATTActatttgcatttggataatagactaaatataatatataaaaaaaattagattttcgGATATCCAAAAAGTTTAAATTACCAAATCAAACAtccaattcaaaatttaaaacttttaaaaattaaacgggtaatccgaaatcaaaaccaaaagTTCAAAAAATTTATATTTCGGTGCTCACCCTTAACATAGACTAGTTCAAGTCAAGTACTAATGTACTACAATTACGTAtgcaataaaaataaaaaagaggagGAGGAAAACAATAGTACCCGGTGCTAAGGAGAAGGAAAGAATCTACACGAACTGGAAGAGCAATCAGCAAGAGTttcctttaaaaaaaaaagaataatagtATAATATTtagaagagagaaaaaaaagtATTTGAAAGTCATCTACCAATTTTTAGTCTACGAGAATTGAAAAGTGTAATCACTCTTCTTAAATTATACTCAAACAACAACAACGAAAATTGTGTAATTTACTCCCCATTCCAATTAGACGGTGGATTTTCAAACAATTTCATAGGAAATCCTCGACCCACCCATCAAAGAAATTTGATTTATGAAATATACACCCGACGGATCCCTTCCTTGCACCCATAATCCATCATTCCTGAAAATTTCTTCAAATTGTAACCATCACAGCACTTTCAAAAGTAAAAAGCCTCACCGGAAAAATCTCTATGTCCGTCAAccatcaaaaatggaaaagagaaaCACCACAACCGGCGTCCTAAGCCCAGTTGTTTCACCTAAGGAATTTGAAAAGCTCTTTCTGAGGAAGCACGAAATGTTTTAAGTTTGATGGTGtctttttttgtaaatttttggGTCCGATTTATGGGGAAAAATTTGATTGCTTGGAAAGCTAGTATGTGGAAAGTTGACTTCTTGAAGCGTAAATATTTCTCGTTTTCTCAGTGTAAATTTTTGAAAACTAATTCTGATGACGGGTGATTTTATATGGGAGAATACTGTATTCATCAGTCGAGCATGGAGATGAAGTTGCCGGCGACGGTGAGCTCGGATTACGGGGAAAGGGCCTGACAAAATATTACTGTGTgtgattgggggggggggggggggggggggggcgttaCAGGGGTTTTGGTTAAAATTTGGACAGGTGGCTTTTTCTGTTGCTAATTCGATTAATTAGAGACTAATTAGATTCAAATCATGTCCCAAATTGTGTAAAAGGGCATAACGGCAAGGGTATCTTTGACCCAAACTATTAATGGAGGGCAAATTTGGATCTTTGCCGTAGAAGACGTGGACATGTTTGGAGCAAGAGAAAGCTCCAAAGCTCTTGGCCTCCAAAGTTCCAAGTTTTCATTCAATTACATTACTGGTTTTATTTCAGCATCACCACCATTACTTAAGAGGCAATCGACTAGGTCAGGGTTGGTAGAGTAaagttaaaaaaaagaagaaaatgctGAAGAAATCACAATTGGAAAGAGTAGAAGGAGAAAGATGGTGCGAGGAGTTCTCAGCTGGGTATTACGGACTCTGTACGGCTGGAGGAATGCTCAGCGCTGGCGTTACTCATCTCGCCATTACCCCTCTCGATGTCTTGAAGGTTAACATGCAGGTTcgacttttcttctatttctcaCCTGCTTCATTATTTTCTCATACTTTATAAAGTAATAAGAGtcataaacaaataaaaaatcaaCACAAGGTTTAGTTTTGTATTTCTATAACATCTTTGCATTATCCTTCATGTTCATTCTTTTTCTCTACTTTTGTATTTGGGGTATCAATTATCATTGAATTTCCAAAATACGGTATTAAaggaaaaagagagaaaatataacTTTGAAAACACTTAATGAAAAATGGGTGCTTGTGTATGTGTAACTTTAAACACGAAGATGTAACGAAAATAGCATGAAGATGAAAAGAGATGTAagaaaatttaaaactaaaacaATACAAATCAAAAGAAATAAGTGGAAACGCAAGGCACAATGTCTATCCATTAAATTACGTTTCTGTTACCTATCTCTTTTCCATTGTTATTTCATGTTTGTTgttttttattgacttttttatTTCTTAATTAAACAATTTATATTCTCAAGTCCCAATCATCAATCAGGAACTGTATAAAGCAGTGACTAAAATGACAACTAATAATGCCATAGCTGATACTCTCAATCACCAATCAAGAGTGAACATAGGTTAGTCATGATATATCAAGTACTATCTTCTTGCACGAGGCAAATCAATaaaaatgttttaaaaaataGGTATGATGGCAAACCATATTAAGCAAGATCATTCTCATAATAATTGACAACATCAAAAAGGATTATGGATCCTTCAACATTTCACCCGATGAGGGTCTTGCTCTTGGCTGCCCAATTTACCTTTTGATGACGACTTTCACCTTGGTATTGCTCACCATGTTAAGAGACTTTTGCTTGTCTCAAAGATCTAGAGGAACTATTTTGCTCTAAACCAGCTTCATAGTTTTGTAAATCCAAACCCTGCAGCTATTCTGTTAGTTTGTTTCTAATGGACAGAAACCAATTTTAGTGACCCGTGAAAAAACTGCTTAGGAGCTAAAAATATACGGAATAGCAGTAAGATTCTTTAGCCTTGAATAGACAATCCCCACAGCAGTCGTCATGGCAGCAGTTTGTCACCCTTTTAAGGAAGTGGGCTCACTATCGAAGTATCGATAGTAGAAGCTAGCAAAAGTATCTCAAGATATTGAAACTTTACCTAGAAATAGGCCAAAGAAAAGATTCCATTCTTTTTCAGTGATTATGTTATATACTATTGAGCTGTACTGtcatttttgttatatttccatCCACTTCTACTGTTATTGTATGTTGCACAGTCATCAGACCTGTTGATCACCTTTGAGTTTGGCAGACTGCAATATTCAAAACTCGCCATGTCTAAATTCTGGACCTACCGCAGTCGATAGTCTCAGCTAATTCCCACAAGTAGCTCAAACGATGATACAGATCAAGTGAACATCCAGGAAGCTAAAAAAGCAGTTTCCCATAAAAAAATTTCTTAATAATGTACTGAAGGAAGTGTCAAAAATAATAGAAGGGCACAAAAAACTTAAAGACTCCAGTCTTGTGAAAGTTCTTCCGAAGAATACAAGTAATTTTGCCTTtactgccccccccccccccttctttcCAAGATGATAGGCGTGTTAATTCCATCTTTATTCTTTCCAAACATAGAAAAATGATAATCAACAACTAAATATACCTATAAGCTTTCCCATCTCACTTTTGTATTTGCATTATCTACTTCACTCTATTAAAAAAATTTCATCAAACAAAATATGTAAAAGAGTAAGTAGGTACCTTTAATAAAAGAGATTTAAGCAGGTAAAGTATCAGAAAGCTTATTGACGGAGAAGCCAATTGTGTTGCAAGACCTGTTCTCTAGTTTACTTTTTTCCCTTTCCATACACAAAAGAATGTAGCAAATAGTTATATATAACAAATAAGGTAAACCAATTTTTATCCTAATTTTACACATATGAAATGCAAATTTTATTATTACTGAACAAAAAGATCCATATCAAACTTTAAGTAAAATTGAATTGTTCATAATTACAGAATAATACCTTTATTTCATGAGATTTTAAGATCACGGAACAAAAAGATTCAAACGGAGTTTAAGTAAGAATATGATTGCTAAAAAGACAGAACAATACCTTAGGCAGATATTTTCCTATCACTCTGATGTCTCTTAAACTTCTTCACCTTTTTCCTTAGGCAGATATTTTCCTGTTCTATGGAGTAACCAGAATGATTACTCTTCTTTACCTATAATTTCACCACCGCACAATCAAAGAACATAACATTAGATTCaaaattaatatgaaaaatcACATTGAAACTGTGGGAAAAAGCATGTTCATAGAATAGAAACCACAACCAGCAAGGGCAAACAcagaaattttgaagaaaactgAAATATAGTAGTAATTTCTAGTTTATCCGGTATTTTTTGGGCAAACAGAGTGATCAGTTGTACTTTTCCTTAATTCTCTTCTTCTTACCTGTTTCTATTTCTCTCCCCCTATTCAGCATGTCTTTTCTCTTTAGCAAAATTTCGTTAAAAACAAAAAGGCGAGAAAGCTCTTCCCTCCCGTTTACCTTACTCTCCTCTCCTCACCAGTCAAATCCCCAGTCTTCCTCCTCCAATCACTTATGCATAATTCTCGTTCTTCTGcaaaatcacaaaataaaaaaCACATTTTCTTTTCCTTGATTAGCTCCTTTGTTGTTCCTATAAATACAAAGAATAAGAAaccaaagagaaaaagaaaatactgGAGTGATGCCAGGGGAAATCCAAAAAATGCAGAATCATAGCCAAAGATAGAAGCCAGATATTGTCCAAATCAAAACATAAAATCATAACTAGGATAACTGAAGAGCAAGAAACTTTGTATAGAGATCTCAGCAAAAATCCATTCACAAATTTGACCGATTGGCAGGCTTAAATATTCTAATACTGACAAAGAAATGCAGGCAGCAACATATacatataccaacagataaggaaATCAAAAATATGTTATCACTTAAACCGTAGTAGACTCTGACGGCCCTTTGATCAAGTTGGAAACTGATGAAAAATTGAAACATCTAAAATCCCTATCAAAATAATGGCAGTAGTGTCAACGTGAAAAACAAAATTGTAGAAACACGGGAAGGAGAACAAAAACCTCAAAAGTCCAGCAACAGTGTTGAATAATAAAGGAACACATTAAGAACTAATCGAGATAATGGGCAATCAATAAGGAAAGTAATACCTTATGTCTGTCTCctaatttgctaaaatttcatggTTTGATCAAAAGAACTTTAATGGGAGACAGGTTGAGTCAAAGGAATGCCTTTTGGATCTCCTTACTAAGAGAAAAGGAAGGACAAAATTAAAAGTTATACAGGAGCCACAATAAAAAATTAAACTACATAATCACAGGCAAGCATATTTTACCTGCAGTTCCTAATGATAATAGTAGTTTGGAAACAGAGTGCTTGAATTACTACattgaaaaataataatatggGTTGATTAACTCAACATTTCAGCAATAGTCATCAATAGGTAAAGGGAAAAATATTAGCAATTGGATAATCACTTTAGAAGGAGGAAAACTTGAGGGAAGTGAGAATCAAAGacagaagaaaaaaaaggagaagaGATGGAGGCGTTTTTTCCCAGTAAATACGACAACCGTGATAAGCGAGAGAATGTTTCGGTTACAATTTATTAAGAGAAGTAAATAAGCGACTGTTAgttgagaaaaaaataaaaggagctactgtttagttttttttttttaaagcacATAAATgtaaaaaaataggaaaaaagaatAAAACTGAAAAACTGTCAAAAATAGGAGAGAATAGATAAATATAATTGCTGGGCATAGGAGGTGTCACATCACCTTTCACATTCCGAGCTTTATATAGATATgtagatatagatatatagatatgGATAGGCGTATTTTAGCTCACTCATTTACCCATTTCATGTATTTCCATTTGTGTCAGAGGCCCAGCCATTGTATCTCCCATGACTTTAAACTTGAGGCAATTACAAAAACCTTATATTCCTCCCCTCATTTACCAGCCACATAAAAGCCCTTAAAATTTCCTTTTTTCCCTGTCTCCTTTTGCCTATGTAGAGCTTAATTATTCCTTGAGCCTTTGACCATCTAGCTTAAGGCTTAAGTGCATAATATTTGTTTTCAGTCAGGATGTCTTGTGAAAACAACTGAGCCCTGAAAGTACTTTGAACCTCACTTAAAATAAATGGCTGTTAGTGACTTCCTCATTTGATTGAAGTCACTACAAAGTGCTATGCAGTTGGCAGAAAATTTAGGTGCATGCGCCATTCTGGTGCCTAATAATTGTACATTGAGAAGCTTTCCTTGTCCAGACTCCATAGAGGTTGAAAAGTTGCAATCTAATTTCCAAAACTACAACACCGCTTTTCTGTGGATTTTTCTCAATAGGCTCATCTTCTGAAAGTTAATAGGCCCAAAAAAGAAAGAATATAAAAGAAATTTCTTTACAACTTATTACATAACCTGGTAAAGAGAAAGGAATAAAACTTTTGAAGTGAGAATTAAAGAAAACTTCTTCTGAAGGAGTGTCTGCTTACCTATTTTGCAAACTTTCATTAATAAAGGCCTCCTACATGTTAAGAAACAAACTCCAACTCTAATATTCTTTCTGATGTCATGTTTTTGTTCTTCTGTCTAATGTTTAGATGTTTACTTTGTTTTTAATATCTGTTTTGATAACTAGAATCTCCTGGTGCTGGATATGTGCTTGTGCTTGTTCTGTTCATACGATCCTTGTCTTGATTTCCAGCTGAAGAACCTCGTGAGTTCTTTACTAATTTTTGCACTAGAAGACACACCTTCCTCTTTTCAAAATCTGAAAAACTCCTTACGGCACCCCTCATGACCGACAAACTAAAATTAAAGGGAGAAAGAAAAGAAGTAACTTCCCTGTTCTGGTATGTTCTCATAACACCTTTATTTGCTTTAGGTGAACCCTCTCAAATATCGAGGCATTTCATCAGGATTTATTACTCTATGGAGAGAGCAAGGCCGTTCTGCTCTTTGGAGAGGTTGGTCGGGCAAACTATTTGGATATGGAGTCCAAGGAGGATGTAAATTTGGTCTTTATGAATACTTTAAAAGGTTCTATACTGACTTGTTGGTTGATCAACAAAGGAGTGTTATATTCTTCCTCAGCAGTGCATCAGCTCAAGTATTTGCTGATGTGGCACTTTGTCCCTTTGAAGCTGTCAAAATTCAGGTCCAGACTCAGCCTCATTTTGCCAGGGGATTAACTGATGGGTTTCGCAAGCTGTACGCGAATGAAGGCCTTTCAGGGTAAAGTCCAAGAAGTATGCAGTGTTTATTCTATTGCTGCCCACCTTGCACATTGATACTGAAGTTTGTTTTTGCTTCACTGTAGCTTTTTCAAGGGACTCTTTCCACTTTGGGGGCGTAACCTTCCATGTAAAATCTTTACTTAATTTAGCTTTTTCTATTAGCCCTCCCATCTCCCCTATAGTTTCCTTCATATTGTCATTCGGTTGTTTTGGGACTTCCCTGGTAAAGTTTACTCATATCAGTGTCCCTTGGGTGGGGATGGAATGGAGTAATCGGTGTGGGTTTTGTGTATCCTGTAGATTTGTCTTGCTCTTCAATTTATCTGTTTTTACTATTGAAAAGTGGCATTTTGCATTTTGTGGCTGCTGCATAGGATCTTTTTTGTTGCTTCAGTTCTTCATTTACTGTCTGGCTTTTTTTTATTGTCGGCTACTTACAAGTCTGCACTTGGTACTGAATTTAGTGGCTATTTTACAATTTCTAGAAAGTGCTTATTAAATCATATTTGCCTTTGAAATCTTGCTGCATATAGATTCCCTTTATAATACAATTATCACATTACCAGCTGTAGTTACCAATATTTGGCTTTCTGCTTTTGGAGTTTGTAATTATGACTTGACTTTATGCTTCTTTTCCTGTTTGCAGTTTCCATGATCATGTTTTCGACATTTGAGCACTCGGTAGATCTGATGTACCGGAAGGTCATACAGAGAAGGAAGGAAGATTGCTCAAGAGCCCAGCAACTTGGCGTAACATGCTTATCAGGCTATGTTGCTGGATCTGTTGGCACTGTAATATCTAATCCTGCTGACAATATTGTCTCATTTCTTTACAACAAAAAGGCTGACACAATAAGACAGGTAAAATTTCTATCAAACACTCTCATGGTATTCAAGTATATTTGAAAAAATCTAATTAGTTGGAAATTTTTTAATATGATGCTTTCAGGCCATAAAGAAGATTGGGCTTGTTAATTTGTTTACTAGAAGTCTTCCTGTTCGAATTGCAATTGTAGGGCCTGTTGTGACTCTGCAATGGTTTCTCTACGACACAATTAAACTGTTTACTGGACTGTAAGTATATCATTCTCTTTCTTCTATGTACTTGTTCTTGtataattttctttccaaatgcTCGATTATTCTGTGCCTTGATTTGTGAACTTGTCCATTTGTCAAGTAAGGGTGATG contains:
- the LOC104084493 gene encoding mitochondrial phosphate carrier protein 1, mitochondrial-like isoform X1 → MLKKSQLERVEGERWCEEFSAGYYGLCTAGGMLSAGVTHLAITPLDVLKVNMQVNPLKYRGISSGFITLWREQGRSALWRGWSGKLFGYGVQGGCKFGLYEYFKRFYTDLLVDQQRSVIFFLSSASAQVFADVALCPFEAVKIQVQTQPHFARGLTDGFRKLYANEGLSGFFKGLFPLWGRNLPFSMIMFSTFEHSVDLMYRKVIQRRKEDCSRAQQLGVTCLSGYVAGSVGTVISNPADNIVSFLYNKKADTIRQAIKKIGLVNLFTRSLPVRIAIVGPVVTLQWFLYDTIKLFTGLKGDETFAIQILWPELGKEAFPSLLSPCAFGLQKIIKKL
- the LOC104084493 gene encoding mitochondrial phosphate carrier protein 1, mitochondrial-like isoform X3 produces the protein MLKKSQLERVEGERWCEEFSAGYYGLCTAGGMLSAGVTHLAITPLDVLKVNMQVNPLKYRGISSGFITLWREQGRSALWRGWSGKLFGYGVQGGCKFGLYEYFKRFYTDLLVDQQRSVIFFLSSASAQVFADVALCPFEAVKIQVQTQPHFARGLTDGFRKLYANEGLSGFFKGLFPLWGRNLPFSMIMFSTFEHSVDLMYRKVIQRRKEDCSRAQQLGVTCLSGYVAGSVGTVISNPADNIVSFLYNKKADTIRQAIKKIGLVNLFTRSLPVRIAIVGPVVTLQWFLYDTIKLFTGLQSDPRLVATCE
- the LOC104084493 gene encoding mitochondrial phosphate carrier protein 1, mitochondrial-like isoform X2 → MLKKSQLERVEGERWCEEFSAGYYGLCTAGGMLSAGVTHLAITPLDVLKVNMQVNPLKYRGISSGFITLWREQGRSALWRGWSGKLFGYGVQGGCKFGLYEYFKRFYTDLLVDQQRSVIFFLSSASAQVFADVALCPFEAVKIQVQTQPHFARGLTDGFRKLYANEGLSGFFKGLFPLWGRNLPFSMIMFSTFEHSVDLMYRKVIQRRKEDCSRAQQLGVTCLSGYVAGSVGTVISNPADNIVSFLYNKKADTIRQAIKKIGLVNLFTRSLPVRIAIVGPVVTLQWFLYDTIKLFTGLPTSGGLTRHQKDPNLLLQ